TAGTATAACGAGATGCTACCCAAAGTAGTCAGATATGTTAAGGctggttcagacacgtccaATAATTTAATCGAGTGgcgagtaatttatttatttaccattgttttactaaaccactcgactaaattttagtgtccatgcacggtaaattactaaatcacTCGCCATGCGTCTAAATTATTGGATGTGCCCGAACCAGCCTTTAGCAATAATCAATACCTTACCAGTAATATATGTTTAATTCCGAGATCTGATTTCCAATCCTTCTTTAAAGTATTAACGCATATCTCTCCATTTTTCGCAACGTTTGGATGGAAAATTTTTGTGAGGAAAAATGCCTTTGGTGGTCCTTGGGGAAAGTCTTTGCCAAGCGCTAATTTCACTCTGAAGAAACCGCCAGCATATGGTGTTCCCGCTTACATTAGAACAAAATTATGTTTCTAAATTACAAATCCCATAATACTGTACATACATTTATATGAAACTTACTGAAACGAATGTAACATATAAACTTATAAAATACTCGGTACCGAATGAGAATTCTCAATGATAACAGACTGTAGATCAACGTAAGATTTTCTACGATTATATTGGAAAGAAAGTAGAATAAGAAACGTCGCACGTACACGGAAAAGAAACGTACCTATgactatataaatatttacacgTATTCGTTACACATGCATAATTGACGTATGAATAGGTTATGATTGAGTAATTACgaaattttctaaataataCGTATTAATCGATCTAGGATTCAAGAGGGTAGCAATAATGCGGGGCTTCATCTTACAGGGTCCTTCGATAATAGCTTGTATATCAGTAACATCCTCCTCGTTCAAAATAACACGAATACCCTCGGGTGGCTGCGTAGCCAATTCGCTCATTTCCTTAGCCACACGCCGTATAATTTGTGGAGATAAGTTTTCGACATTTGATATCTGAAATGATTAATTGGAACGCGCTGTTGAATACAGGGGAGGGAAGATATACAAGGGGAAGCCCTTGCCCATAACCAGAACATAAACACGGGGCCATCGCCGTTATAAGTTTGAAGTTATGGAATAATATGTGTCGCCAAGTACTCACAGAATTTACAGCGGCCATATTCAGCGTATTTCCAAGGAAGTTTCAACTAAACGCGCTCGGGACGCGATTGTTTGATGTATACTGTTAGAAAATCTTTAACGTCACAACATCAGCACAGCATCGCCTGCAATAACCAACATTTTGAACTGACAGCCAATCGCGTGCGAGTTACAATAATCTCGAAGCTGGAAGTCGATCCTTCGCCGTTTCGTGTTTTCAAGCAAAAAGTATCCGGCGTCTGTGAGTTTCGGCGAGGGGACGTCATAGTAATCGAATTAGAAGAGCGAGGAAATGATTAATATTACAAGACCATAAGGCCGGATAATGCAAAGAGATCGCTGCTGCGCCGTATCATAGCTTCCATTTAATTCCAAGCTCGTGTCGTAGCAGTACGCCCGTACCTTCGGTTGCACCGGATTTGAATACTTCGTTACATATTAGGCAGGATGACCGA
This portion of the Andrena cerasifolii isolate SP2316 chromosome 9, iyAndCera1_principal, whole genome shotgun sequence genome encodes:
- the LOC143372954 gene encoding ubiquitin-conjugating enzyme E2 S, yielding MAAVNSISNVENLSPQIIRRVAKEMSELATQPPEGIRVILNEEDVTDIQAIIEGPSGTPYAGGFFRVKLALGKDFPQGPPKAFFLTKIFHPNVAKNGEICVNTLKKDWKSDLGIKHILLTVKCLLIVPNAESALNEEAGKLLLERYDDYSQRAKMMTEIHAQGGGKGSKAGLESCASSEVGGPLPKKHAGDKKLSAEKKKMLKDKKRTLKRL